The Phoenix dactylifera cultivar Barhee BC4 chromosome 17, palm_55x_up_171113_PBpolish2nd_filt_p, whole genome shotgun sequence genome contains a region encoding:
- the LOC120104251 gene encoding probable metal-nicotianamine transporter YSL12: protein MKRIILPQVAFQQSSRPSNLHQASHAPLQAPILWPSRTSPIFDLSLCHQRDSRGGKPGETQEAEELEMEAAAEESSHQLLLRKAEEEEALSIERQFDGKRVPARREQLTVRAFAASGLLGVM, encoded by the coding sequence ATGAAACGCATCATACTCCCTCAGGTGGCGTTCCAACAGTCATCACGGCCGTCCAATCTCCACCAAGCATCGCATGCTCCCTTGCAAGCACCCATCCTTTGGCCTTCTCGAACCTCCCCCATTTTCGACCTTAGCCTGTGTCACCAGAGAGATTCTCGAGGAGGAAAGCCCGGCGAGACTCAGGAGGCGGAGGAACTGGAGATGgaagcggcggcggaggagagcAGCCACCAGCTACTGCTGCGGAAggcggaagaggaggaggcgctGTCGATAGAGAGGCAGTTCGACGGGAAGCGGGTGCCCGCGCGGCGGGAGCAGCTGACGGTGCGGGCCTTCGCGGCGAGCGGACTCCTCGGGGTGATGTGA
- the LOC103716977 gene encoding probable acyl-activating enzyme 5, peroxisomal, with product MDRMKPNAANSCPLTPLGFLERTTTVYGDCPSVIYHRTVFTWSQTLRRCLRLASSLSSLGISRGDVVSVLAPNVPAIYEMHFGVPMSGAVLNTINIRLDARTISVLLHHGGSKLVFVDPLSLPLLRDALRLLPHSHQPPRVVPIEDPYEENGKTTDVSAGGDGGLTYEKLIEVGDPEFNWVRPKSEWDPMVLNYTSGTTSAPKGVVHFHRGLYIVTVDSLIEWSVPKQPVYLWTLPMFHGNGWSYPWGIAAAGGTNVCLRRFDAATIYAAIATHRVTHMCGAPVVLNMLANAPDSARKPLPGPVQILTAGAPPPASVLHRVEALGFSVSHGYGLTETGGMALSCAWKAEWDRLPPAERARLKARQGVRTLAMTDIDVIDGATGQSVRRDGATMGEIVLRGGYVMLGYLKDEEGTKQAVRPDGWFYTGDVGVMHADGYVEIKDRSKDVIISGGENVSSVEVESVLYEHPAVNEAAVVARPDDYWGETTCAFVSMKEGVLAPPTEEEVIAWCRERMPHYMAPKTVVFKPELPKTSTGKIQKYVLREMARAMGTPRPSRM from the exons ATGGACCGGATGAAGCCTAACGCCGCCAACAGCTGCCCGCTGACTCCTCTGGGCTTCCTCGAGCGCACCACCACTGTCTACGGTGACTGCCCTTCCGTCATCTACCACCGCACCGTCTTCACCTGGTCCCAGACCCTCCGACGCTGCCTCCGCCtcgcctcctccctctcctccctcggcATCTCTCGCGGCGACGTC GTCTCGGTGCTGGCCCCGAATGTGCCGGCCATTTACGAGATGCACTTCGGCGTCCCGATGAGCGGCGCCGTCCTCAACACCATCAACATCCGCCTCGACGCCCGCACCATCTCCGTCCTCCTCCACCACGGCGGTTCAAAACTCGTCTTCGTCGATCCCctgtccctccccctcctccgcgACGCCCTCCGACTCCTCCCCCACTCTCACCAACCCCCCCGAGTGGTCCCCATCGAAGATCCCTACGAGGAGAACGGCAAAACCACCGACGTTTCCgccggcggcgatggcggcCTCACCTATGAGAAATTAATCGAGGTGGGCGACCCGGAGTTCAACTGGGTCCGGCCCAAGAGCGAGTGGGACCCCATGGTTCTCAACTACACGTCCGGCACTACCTCCGCCCCTAAAGGCGTCGTCCACTTCCATCGCGGCCTCTACATCGTCACCGTCGACTCCCTCATCGAGTGGTCCGTCCCCAAGCAACCGGTCTATCTCTGGACCCTCCCCATGTTCCACGGCAACGGTTGGAGCTACCCCTGGGGCATCGCTGCCGCCGGCGGCACCAACGTCTGCCTCCGCCGCTTCGACGCCGCCACCATCTACGCCGCCATCGCCACCCACCGAGTCACCCACATGTGCGGCGCCCCCGTCGTCCTCAACATGCTCGCCAACGCCCCGGACTCCGCCCGCAAGCCCCTCCCCGGCCCGGTTCAGATCTTGACCGCCGGCGCTCCGCCACCAGCATCGGTGCTCCACCGAGTGGAGGCGCTCGGCTTCTCTGTTAGCCACGGGTACGGGCTCACCGAGACGGGCGGAATGGCGTTGTCCTGCGCGTGGAAGGCGGAATGGGACCGGCTGCCGCCGGCGGAACGGGCCAGACTCAAAGCGCGACAAGGGGTTCGTACTTTGGCAATGACAGATATCGACGTCATCGACGGCGCCACCGGCCAGAGCGTCCGGCGAGACGGTGCTACAATGGGGGAGATAGTTCTCCGCGGCGGGTACGTGATGCTTGGTTACTTAAAAGACGAGGAGGGTACTAAGCAGGCAGTGCGGCCGGACGGTTGGTTCTACACCGGCGACGTAGGGGTCATGCATGCGGACGGGTACGTGGAGATCAAGGACCGGTCCAAGGACGTGATCATAAGCGGCGGCGAGAATGTGAGCTCGGTGGAGGTGGAGTCGGTGCTATATGAACACCCGGCGGTGAACGAGGCGGCGGTGGTGGCGCGGCCGGACGACTACTGGGGGGAGACCACGTGCGCGTTTGTTAGCATGAAGGAAGGGGTGTTGGCGCCGCCGACGGAGGAGGAGGTGATTGCTTGGTGCCGGGAGAGGATGCCTCACTACATGGCGCCGAAGACGGTGGTTTTCAAGCCGGAACTTCCGAAGACATCAACCGGGAAGATTCAGAAGTACGTTCTGAGGGAGATGGCCAGGGCCATGGGAACCCCTCGGCCGAGTCGGATGTAG
- the LOC103716968 gene encoding probable acyl-activating enzyme 5, peroxisomal, with product MDRMRPNAANSCPLTPLGFLERTATVYGDCPSVIYNRTVFTWSQTLRRCLRLASSLSSLGISRGDVVSVLAPNVPAMYEMHFGVPMSGAVLNTINIRLDARTISVLLHHGGSKLVFVDPLSLPLLRDALRLLPHSHQLPRVVPIEDPYEENGKTSDLSAVGDGGLTYEKLIEMGDPEFNWVRPKSEWDPMVLNYTSGTTSAPKGVVHCHRGLYIVTVDSLIEWSVPKQPVYLWTLPMFHANGWSYPWGIAAAGGTNVCLRRFDAATIYAAIATHRVTHMCCAPIVLNMLANVPDSARKPLPGPVQILTAGAPPPAAVLHRVEALGFSVSHGYGLTETGGTALFCAWKAEWDRLPPAERARLKARQGVRTLAMTDFDVIDGATGQSVRRDGATMGEIVLRGGYVMLGYLKDEVGTKRAVRPDGWFYTGDVGVMHADGYVEIKDRSKDVIISGGENVSSVEVESVLYDHPAVNEAAVVARPDEYWGETTCAFVSMKEGVLAPPTEAEVIAWCRERMPHYMAPKTVVLKPELPKTSTGKIQKYVLREMARAMGTPRPSRM from the exons ATGGACCGGATGAGGCCCAACGCCGCCAACAGCTGCCCGCTGACTCCTCTGGGCTTCCTCGAGCGCACCGCCACTGTCTACGGTGACTGCCCTTCCGTCATCTACAACCGCACCGTCTTCACCTGGTCCCAGACCCTCCGACGCTGCCTCCGCCtcgcctcctccctctcctccctcggcATCTCCCGCGGCGACGTC GTCTCGGTGCTGGCCCCGAACGTGCCGGCCATGTACGAGATGCACTTCGGCGTCCCCATGAGCGGCGCCGTCCTCAACACCATCAACATCCGCCTCGACGCCCGCACCATCTCCGTCCTCCTCCACCACGGCGGTTCCAAACTCGTCTTCGTCGATCCCctgtccctccccctcctccgcgACGCCCTCCGCCTCCTTCCCCACTCCCACCAACTCCCCCGAGTGGTCCCCATCGAAGACCCCTACGAGGAGAACGGCAAAACCTCCGACCTTTCCGCCGTCGGCGATGGCGGCCTCACCTATGAGAAATTGATCGAGATGGGCGACCCGGAGTTCAACTGGGTCCGCCCCAAGAGCGAGTGGGACCCCATGGTTCTCAACTACACGTCCGGCACCACCTCCGCCCCTAAAGGCGTCGTCCACTGCCATCGCGGCCTTTACATCGTCACCGTCGACTCCCTCATCGAGTGGTCGGTTCCCAAGCAACCGGTCTATCTCTGGACCCTCCCCATGTTCCACGCCAACGGCTGGAGCTACCCCTGGGGCATCGCTGCCGCCGGGGGCACCAACGTCTGCCTCCGCCGCTTCGACGCCGCCACCATCTACGCCGCCATCGCCACCCACCGCGTCACCCATATGTGCTGCGCCCCCATCGTCCTCAACATGCTCGCCAACGTCCCGGACTCCGCCCGCAAGCCCCTCCCCGGCCCGGTCCAGATCTTGACCGCCGGCGCTCCGCCACCAGCAGCGGTGCTCCACCGAGTGGAGGCGCTCGGCTTCTCTGTTAGCCACGGGTACGGGCTCACCGAGACGGGCGGAACGGCGTTGTTCTGCGCGTGGAAGGCGGAATGGGACCGGCTGCCGCCGGCGGAACGGGCCAGACTAAAAGCGCGACAAGGGGTTCGAACTTTGGCAATGACAGATTTCGACGTCATCGACGGCGCCACCGGCCAGAGCGTCCGGCGAGACGGTGCTACAATGGGGGAGATAGTTCTCCGTGGCGGGTACGTGATGCTTGGTTACTTAAAAGACGAGGTGGGGACTAAGCGGGCAGTGCGGCCGGACGGGTGGTTCTACACTGGCGACGTAGGGGTCATGCATGCGGACGGGTACGTGGAGATCAAGGACCGATCCAAGGACGTGATCATAAGCGGCGGGGAGAATGTGAGCTCGGTGGAGGTGGAGTCGGTGCTATATGACCACCCGGCGGTGAACGAGGCGGCGGTGGTGGCGCGGCCGGACGAGTACTGGGGGGAGACCACGTGCGCGTTTGTTAGCATGAAGGAAGGGGTGTTGGCGCCGCCGACGGAGGCGGAGGTGATTGCTTGGTGCCGGGAGAGGATGCCTCACTACATGGCGCCGAAGACGGTGGTGCTCAAGCCGGAACTTCCGAAGACATCAACGGGGAAGATTCAGAAGTACGTA
- the LOC103717016 gene encoding 4-hydroxybenzoate polyprenyltransferase, mitochondrial: protein MALYFLRAGRKLCSRSPLPLSLLSLPSRPPSPNPITPPPARPQTLGSPLAPWRHPWIGSRRRSRILDRFRHGLSLASISSSPGTAEDHENRRLDGGERSPPESSSRSWVDLYLPESVRPYALLARLDKPIGTWLLAWPCMWSITMAANPGELPDLKMLALFGCGAVLLRGAGCTVNDLIDCDIDKKVERTKYRPVASGILTQFQGLCFLGFQLLLGLGILLQLNNYSRILGASSLLLVFSYPLMKRYTFWPQVYLGLTFNWGALLGWAAVKESLDPAIILPLYSSGVCWTLVYDTIYAHQDKEDDLKVGVKSTALRFASLTKTWISGFGTACIGSLALSGYNAELAWPYYPFLTAAAAQLGWQILTVDLPNRAECNRKFVSNKWFGALVFSGILFGRLAS from the exons ATGGCGCTGTATTTCTTGCGCGCCGGTCGCAAGCTTTGCTCGCGATCGCCTCTTCCCctttccctcctctccctcccttctcgccctccaagccctaatccaatcaCCCCTCCTCCCGCCCGTCCCCAAACCTTGGGCTCCCCTCTCGCGCCATGGCGTCACCCTTGGATCGGGTCGCGGCGGCGTTCGAGGATCCTCGACAGATTCCGCCACGGTCTCTCCCTCGCCTCCATTTCCAGCTCCCCGGGCACCGCCGAGGACCATGAGAACCGGCGGCTGGATGGTGGGGAGCGATCGCCGCCGGAGAGTTCCTCGCGCTCTTGGGTCGATCTCTATTTGCCGGAATCGGTGCGTCCGTATGCGCTCCTCGCTCGGTTGGATAAGCCTATCGGGACCTGGCTGCTTGCTTGGCCGTGCATGTG GTCAATTACAATGGCAGCTAATCCAGGAGAGCTTCCTGATTTGAAAATGTTAGCATTGTTTGGATGTGGAGCTGTGCTTCTCCGAGGGGCTGGTTGCACTGTGAATGACCTTATTGATTGTGACATTGATAAAAAG GTTGAGCGCACCAAGTACAGGCCTGTTGCATCTGGTATTCTGACACAATTTCAAGGGCTCTGTTTTCTTGGATTTCAGCTTCTATTGGGTTTAGGAATCCTTCTCCAACTAAACAATTATAG CCGTATTCTGGGGGCATCATCATTGCTGTTGGTTTTCTCATATCCCCTTATGAAGAGATACACTTTTTGG CCTCAAGTATATCTAGGTTTGACCTTTAATTGGGGAGCTTTATTAGGATGGGCTGCTGTAAAAGAAAGCTTGGATCCTGCAATTATTCTCCCATTGTACAGCTCTGGTGTATGCTGGACTCTTGTATATGATACAATATATGCACATCAG GATAAAGAAGACGACCTAAAAGTTGGTGTCAAATCCACAGCATTGAGGTTTGCAAGTTTGACAAAGACTTGGATTTCTGGCTTTGGGACAGCATGTATTGGTAGCCTAGCACTTAGTGGATACAATGCAGAGCTTG CATGGCCATACTATCCATTTCTGACTGCCGCAGCTGCACAATTAGGATGGCAGATTTTGACTGTTGACTTGCCTAACCGTGCCGAGTGCAATAGAAA GTTTGTTTCCAACAAGTGGTTTGGTGCTTTGGTATTCAGTGGAATCTTGTTTGGTCGGCTTGCATCCTAA
- the LOC103717005 gene encoding snakin-2 yields the protein MAPSRFLIASLLLLLFAFYLAEPRLVSESEMLASEGSGRSLLSNVSINCGEACSARCRLSSRPNLCKRACGTCCSRCNCVPPGTYGNYETCPCYAALTTHGGARKCP from the exons ATGGCTCCTTCTCGTTTTCTCATTGCTTCCCTCCTCCTACTTCTGTTTGCGTTTTATCTCGCGGAGCCGCGTCTGGTGTCTGAATCTGAAATG TTGGCGAGCGAAGGGTCGGGAAGGTCTCTTCTCTCTAACGTTTCCATAA ACTGTGGAGAGGCATGTTCAGCGAGGTGCCGGCTGTCGTCGAGGCCTAACCTTTGCAAGAGGGCTTGTGGGACTTGCTGCTCGAGGTGCAACTGTGTTCCTCCTGGCACCTATGGCAACTATGAGACTTGCCCTTGCTATGCTGCCTTGACCACCCATGGTGGCGCGCGCAAATGCCCTTGA
- the LOC103716996 gene encoding peamaclein-like, protein MALSNSFLPFLLLLFILSVHLVDSRPTLDHDLVMTTNGRSLLQAPKPTINCGEACAVRCSKSWKQKMCKKMCGVCCGKCSCVPPGTSAETRAMCPCYANMRNPKGQLKCP, encoded by the exons ATGGCGCTCTCCAATTCTTTTCTGCCATTTCTTCTGCTCCTTTTCATCCTTTCAGTTCATCTTGTCGATTCTCGCCCCACACTTGATCATGATTTG GTGATGACGACCAATGGGAGATCTCTCCTTCAGGCGCCTAAGCCTACAATAA ACTGTGGAGAAGCGTGTGCGGTGCGGTGCAGCAAGTCTTGGAAGCAAAAGATGTGCAAGAAGATGTGTGGGGTTTGCTGCGGCAAGTGCAGCTGCGTCCCTCCTGGCACTTCTGCGGAAACTCGTGCCATGTGCCCTTGCTACGCCAACATGAGGAATCCTAAAGGCCAGCTCAAGTGTCCTTAG
- the LOC103716989 gene encoding probable acyl-activating enzyme 5, peroxisomal — protein sequence MDMADFLPPITRSLSLSLSLSLSLSLHTEQRRRNRSRDDAMDRMRPNAANRSPLTPLGFLERTATVYGDCPSVVYHRTVYTWSQTLRRCLRLASSLCSLGISRGDVVSVLAPNVPAMYEMHFGVPMSGAVLNTINIRLDARTISVLLHHSGSKLVFVDPLSLPLLRDALRFLPHSHQPPRVVPIEDPDEENAKSSDLFAAGGGLTYEKLIEMGDPEFNWVRPKSEWDPMVLNYTSGTTSAPKGVVHCHRGLFIITVDSLIDWSVPKRPVYLWTLPMFHANGWSYPWGIAAAGGTNICLRRFDSATIYAALATHRVTHMCGAPVVLNMLANAPDSARKPLPGPVQILTAGAPPPAAVLHRAEALGFSISHGYGLTETAGLAVSCAWKGEWDRLPAAERARLKARQGVRTLAMAEIDVIDGSTGESVKRDGATLGEIVLRGGCVMLGYLKDEEATSRAVRQDGWFYTGDVGVMHADGYVEIKDRSKDVIISGGENLSSVEVESVLYGHPAVNEAAVVARPDEYWGETPCAFVSIKEGMAAPPTEAEVIAWCRERMPRYMVPKTVVFKPELPKTSTGKIQKYVLREMAKAMASPRPSRM from the exons ATGGACATGGCCGACTTCCTTCCACCTAtcactcgctctctctctctctctctctctctctctctctctctctctctccacacaGAGCAGAGAAGGAGAAATCGAAGTAGAGACGACGCCATGGATCGAATGAGACCCAATGCCGCCAACCGCAGTCCCCTCACCCCACTGGGCTTCCTCGAGCGCACCGCCACCGTCTATGGCGACTGCCCCTCCGTTGTCTACCACCGCACCGTCTACACCTGGTCCCAGACCCTCCGCCGCTGCCTCCGTCTCGCCTCCTCCCTCTGTTCCCTCGGCATCTCCCGCGGCGACGTG GTCTCGGTGCTGGCGCCCAACGTGCCGGCAATGTACGAGATGCACTTCGGCGTCCCGATGAGCGGCGCCGTCCTCAACACCATCAACATCCGCCTCGACGCCCGCACCATCTCCGTCCTCCTCCACCACAGCGGCTCCAAGCTCGTCTTCGTCGATCCCctgtccctccccctcctccgcgACGCCCTGCGCTTCCTCCCTCACTCCCACCAACCCCCCCGAGTAGTCCCCATCGAAGACCCCGACGAAGAGAACGCCAAAAGCTCCGATCTTTTCGCCGCGGGCGGCGGCCTCACCTATGAGAAATTGATCGAGATGGGCGACCCGGAGTTCAATTGGGTCCGCCCCAAGAGCGAGTGGGACCCCATGGTCCTCAATTACACCTCCGGCACCACCTCCGCTCCAAAAGGCGTCGTCCACTGCCACCGCGGTCTCTTCATCATCACCGTCGACTCCCTCATCGACTGGTCCGTCCCCAAGCGCCCCGTCTATCTCTGGACCCTCCCTATGTTCCATGCCAACGGTTGGAGCTACCCCTGGGGCATCGCCGCCGCCGGCGGCACCAACATCTGCCTCCGCCGCTTCGACTCCGCCACCATCTACGCCGCCCTCGCCACCCACCGCGTGACCCACATGTGCGGCGCCCCCGTCGTCCTCAACATGCTCGCCAACGCTCCGGACTCCGCGAGAAAGCCGCTCCCCGGCCCGGTCCAAATCCTCACAGCCGGcgcgccgccgccggcggcggTGCTCCACCGCGCGGAGGCGCTCGGCTTCTCCATCAGCCATGGGTACGGGCTCACCGAGACGGCGGGGCTGGCGGTGTCCTGCGCATGGAAGGGGGAGTGGGACCGGCTGCCGGCGGCGGAGCGGGCCAGACTCAAGGCGCGACAAGGTGTTCGAACTTTGGCCATGGCCGAGATCGACGTCATCGACGGCTCCACCGGCGAGAGCGTCAAGCGGGACGGCGCCACCTTGGGCGAGATAGTCCTCCGCGGCGGGTGCGTGATGCTCGGCTATCTAAAAGACGAGGAGGCGACGAGCCGGGCGGTGCGGCAGGACGGATGGTTCTACACCGGGGACGTCGGGGTCATGCATGCAGACGGGTACGTGGAGATCAAGGACAGATCAAAGGACGTGATCATCAGCGGCGGCGAGAATTTGAGCTCGGTGGAGGTGGAGTCGGTGTTGTATGGCCACCCGGCGGTGAACGAGGCGGCGGTGGTGGCGCGGCCGGACGAATACTGGGGGGAAACGCCGTGCGCTTTTGTGAGCATAAAGGAAGGAATGGCGGCGCCGCCGACGGAGGCGGAGGTGATTGCTTGGTGCCGGGAGAGGATGCCGCGCTACATGGTGCCCAAGACGGTGGTGTTCAAGCCGGAATTGCCGAAGACTTCAACGGGGAAGATTCAGAAGTATGTGTTGAGGGAGATGGCCAAGGCCATGGCGTCCCCTCGGCCAAGTCGGATGTAG